From the genome of Streptomyces sp. NBC_01317, one region includes:
- a CDS encoding PTS glucose/sucrose transporter subunit IIB codes for MATKAEKIVAGLGGLGNIEEVEGRVTRLRTEVVDPSLVDEKALKAAGAHGVVKMGTAVQVVIGTDADPVAADIEDMM; via the coding sequence ATGGCCACCAAGGCTGAGAAGATCGTCGCCGGGCTCGGCGGGCTCGGGAACATCGAAGAGGTCGAGGGCCGCGTCACCCGCCTCCGTACCGAGGTCGTGGACCCCTCCCTCGTGGACGAGAAGGCGCTCAAGGCCGCCGGGGCCCACGGTGTCGTCAAGATGGGCACGGCGGTCCAGGTGGTCATCGGCACGGACGCGGACCCCGTCGCGGCGGACATCGAAGACATGATGTGA
- a CDS encoding type II toxin-antitoxin system PemK/MazF family toxin: MNTTWWIVLVVVVALALVASVVDGWGRSPRPGGRTRPSGRTRPPGRPARAPKRTGRPVPGEIWWANVPFEDGPGSKDRPCLVLSVRGNSARVVKITTKQHDGPGVILLPPDTVGDAQGRRSYLETGELRSVRLKDFRRRASRVDPALWERVRDLAG; encoded by the coding sequence ATGAATACGACGTGGTGGATCGTTCTGGTCGTCGTGGTGGCGCTCGCGCTGGTCGCCTCGGTGGTGGACGGCTGGGGGCGCAGCCCCCGCCCGGGTGGCAGGACCCGCCCGAGCGGGAGGACCAGGCCGCCGGGGCGTCCCGCCCGTGCGCCGAAGCGGACGGGGCGGCCCGTCCCGGGGGAGATCTGGTGGGCCAACGTGCCGTTCGAGGACGGCCCCGGGTCGAAGGACCGGCCGTGTCTGGTCCTGTCGGTCCGGGGGAACAGCGCGCGGGTCGTGAAGATCACGACGAAGCAGCACGACGGCCCGGGGGTCATCCTGCTGCCGCCGGACACGGTGGGCGACGCGCAGGGCCGCCGGAGCTACCTGGAGACGGGTGAGCTGAGGAGCGTACGGCTCAAGGACTTCCGGCGGCGGGCGTCGCGGGTGGATCCGGCGTTGTGGGAGCGGGTGCGGGATCTGGCGGGGTGA
- the bcp gene encoding thioredoxin-dependent thiol peroxidase — protein MSERLQPGDTAPAFTLPDADGNDVSLGDHKGRKVIVYFYPAAMTPGCTKQACDFTDNLDLLAGAGYDVIGVSPDKPEKLAKFRDKENLRVTLVGDPEKAVLGAYGAFGEKTMYGKTVTGVIRSTIIVDEDGKVEQALYNVRATGHVAKIIKDLGL, from the coding sequence ATGAGCGAGCGACTTCAGCCCGGCGACACCGCCCCCGCCTTCACCCTGCCCGACGCGGACGGCAACGACGTCTCCCTCGGTGACCACAAGGGCCGCAAGGTCATCGTCTACTTCTACCCGGCCGCCATGACCCCCGGCTGCACCAAGCAGGCGTGCGACTTCACCGACAACCTCGACCTGCTGGCCGGCGCCGGTTACGACGTCATCGGCGTGTCGCCGGACAAGCCGGAGAAGCTGGCGAAGTTCCGGGACAAGGAGAACCTCCGGGTGACGCTGGTCGGCGACCCCGAGAAGGCCGTCCTGGGGGCGTACGGCGCCTTCGGCGAGAAGACGATGTACGGCAAGACCGTGACCGGCGTGATCCGGTCGACGATCATCGTGGACGAGGACGGCAAGGTGGAGCAGGCGCTCTACAACGTCCGGGCGACAGGCCATGTGGCCAAGATCATCAAGGACCTGGGCCTCTAG
- the rph gene encoding ribonuclease PH encodes MSRIDGRTPEQLRPVTIERGWSKHAEGSVLVSFGDTKVLCTASFTEGVPRWRKGSGEGWVTGEYSMLPRATNTRGDRESVRGKIGGRTHEISRLIGRSLRAVIDYKALGENTIVLDCDVLQADGGTRTAAITGAYVALADAVAWAQGKKIVKAGRKPLVGTVAAVSVGIVDGTPLLDLRYEEDVRADTDMNVVCTGDGRFVEIQGTAEAEPFDRKELNTLLDLATAGCADLATIQRAALEGTLGG; translated from the coding sequence ATGTCTCGCATCGACGGCCGCACCCCCGAACAGCTCCGTCCCGTCACCATCGAACGCGGATGGAGCAAGCACGCCGAGGGCTCCGTCCTCGTCTCCTTCGGCGACACCAAAGTCCTCTGCACCGCCTCCTTCACCGAAGGCGTCCCCCGCTGGCGCAAGGGCAGCGGGGAAGGCTGGGTCACCGGCGAGTACTCGATGCTGCCCCGCGCCACCAACACCCGCGGCGACCGGGAATCCGTACGCGGCAAGATCGGCGGCCGTACCCACGAGATCAGCCGGCTCATCGGCCGCTCGCTGCGCGCCGTGATCGACTACAAGGCGCTCGGCGAGAACACCATCGTCCTCGACTGTGACGTCCTCCAGGCCGACGGCGGCACCCGCACCGCCGCCATCACGGGCGCGTACGTGGCCCTCGCCGACGCCGTCGCGTGGGCCCAGGGCAAGAAGATCGTGAAGGCGGGACGCAAGCCGCTCGTCGGTACGGTCGCGGCGGTCAGCGTCGGCATCGTGGACGGCACACCGCTGCTCGACCTGCGGTACGAGGAGGACGTCCGGGCGGACACCGACATGAACGTCGTCTGCACCGGCGACGGCCGCTTCGTGGAGATCCAGGGCACGGCGGAGGCGGAGCCGTTCGACCGCAAGGAACTCAACACGCTCCTCGACCTCGCGACGGCCGGCTGCGCGGACCTCGCGACGATCCAGCGGGCGGCGCTGGAGGGGACGCTCGGCGGCTGA
- a CDS encoding transglycosylase domain-containing protein: protein MSDEPQQQSWAPRDPTATPPAGQGKKGPGKKGKKAGRPKRTGWRRLFPTWRLLLGTFLFLALLVVGGFLAGYHFVHIPAANAAATAQSNVYLYADGTPLARDGDVNRENVQLAQVPRTVQRAVLAAEDRGFYSEPAVDPQGMVRAAWNTATGKGTQGGSTITQQYVKNYYLGQEQTVTRKAKEFFIAIKLNREESKEQILEGYLNTSYFGRNAYGIQAAAQAYYGKDIEDVTTAEGAYLASLLNAPSEFDVVAHPENKPAALARWNYVLDGMVKEGWLSPADRAATKFRTPGPIKNTAAGLSGQRGYIVQAVKDYLITNHIIDEKTLATGGYRITTTLQRGKQDAFTQAVKDQVTSKLDPDRAADKNVRVGGASVDPATGKVVAMYGGIDYTKQYVNNATRRDYQVGSTFKPFVFASAVQNGSETQDGEAITPNTVYDGDNKRMVEGPAGPTGYAPANEDDVDYGPITVRTATDKSVNAVYAQMAQDVGPATVRKTAVSLGLPATTPDLTASPSIALGPATASVLDMAEAYATLANHGAHGTYTLVDKVSKNGAGIRLPDRNPKRAISREAADTTTSMLRSVVDSGTGTAAQAAGRPAAGKTGTAENDKAAWFAGYTPNLATVVSVMGADPETAKQKPLYGALGLARVNGGGPPAQIWGQYTAAALKGTPVKAFDLRVEDGALNASPDPQTSDEPTDPEESQSPDTQGGTDGPSQGQSPPPGQDQGQTGTPSGGGPTTQGPTEGTAAGGTDGGTDTGGTGTGGDGTGSAGQDTGGGTGDGGTGGDTGGGPGGGTNGTTTGGEDGGTGGTGDVPPLPGAGR from the coding sequence ATGAGCGACGAGCCACAGCAGCAGAGCTGGGCCCCACGGGACCCCACGGCCACGCCACCGGCCGGGCAGGGGAAGAAGGGGCCGGGGAAGAAGGGCAAGAAGGCGGGGCGCCCGAAGCGCACCGGCTGGCGCCGCCTCTTCCCCACCTGGCGCCTGCTGCTCGGTACGTTCCTCTTCCTCGCGCTGCTCGTCGTCGGCGGCTTCCTCGCGGGCTACCACTTCGTCCACATCCCCGCCGCCAACGCCGCCGCGACCGCGCAGTCCAACGTCTACCTGTACGCGGACGGCACCCCGCTCGCCCGGGACGGTGACGTCAACCGCGAGAACGTCCAGCTGGCGCAGGTGCCCAGGACCGTACAGCGGGCCGTGCTCGCCGCCGAGGACCGCGGCTTCTACAGCGAGCCCGCCGTCGACCCGCAGGGCATGGTCCGCGCCGCGTGGAACACCGCGACCGGCAAGGGCACCCAGGGCGGCTCCACCATCACCCAGCAGTACGTCAAGAACTACTACCTCGGCCAGGAACAGACCGTCACCCGCAAGGCCAAGGAGTTCTTCATCGCGATCAAGCTCAACCGCGAGGAGAGCAAGGAACAGATCCTGGAGGGCTACCTCAACACCAGCTACTTCGGCCGCAACGCCTACGGCATCCAGGCGGCCGCCCAGGCGTACTACGGCAAGGACATCGAGGACGTCACCACCGCCGAGGGCGCGTACCTGGCGTCGCTGCTCAACGCCCCCAGCGAGTTCGACGTCGTCGCGCACCCCGAGAACAAGCCGGCCGCCCTCGCCCGCTGGAACTACGTCCTCGACGGCATGGTCAAGGAGGGGTGGCTGAGCCCCGCCGACCGCGCCGCGACGAAGTTCCGCACGCCAGGACCGATCAAGAACACCGCCGCCGGCCTCTCCGGACAGCGCGGCTACATCGTCCAGGCCGTCAAGGACTACCTGATCACGAACCACATCATCGACGAGAAGACCCTCGCCACCGGCGGCTACCGGATCACGACCACCCTCCAGCGCGGCAAGCAGGACGCGTTCACCCAGGCGGTCAAGGACCAGGTCACCTCCAAGCTCGACCCCGACCGGGCGGCCGACAAGAACGTGCGCGTCGGCGGCGCCTCCGTCGACCCGGCCACCGGCAAGGTCGTCGCGATGTACGGCGGGATCGACTACACCAAGCAGTACGTCAACAACGCGACCCGCCGCGACTACCAGGTCGGCTCCACCTTCAAGCCCTTCGTCTTCGCCTCCGCCGTCCAGAACGGCTCCGAGACCCAGGACGGCGAGGCCATCACCCCCAACACCGTCTACGACGGCGACAACAAGCGGATGGTCGAGGGGCCCGCCGGACCCACCGGCTACGCCCCCGCGAACGAGGACGACGTCGACTACGGACCCATCACCGTCAGGACCGCCACCGACAAGTCCGTCAACGCGGTCTACGCCCAGATGGCGCAGGACGTCGGCCCCGCCACGGTCAGGAAGACCGCCGTCTCCCTCGGCCTCCCCGCCACCACCCCCGACCTGACCGCGTCCCCCTCCATCGCGCTCGGCCCGGCCACCGCGAGTGTCCTGGACATGGCGGAGGCGTACGCGACCCTCGCCAACCACGGCGCGCACGGTACGTACACGCTGGTCGACAAGGTCAGCAAGAACGGGGCGGGCATCCGCCTGCCCGACCGGAACCCGAAGCGGGCCATCAGCCGCGAGGCCGCCGACACCACGACGTCCATGCTGCGCAGCGTCGTCGACAGCGGCACCGGCACCGCCGCCCAGGCCGCGGGCCGCCCCGCCGCGGGCAAGACGGGCACGGCGGAGAACGACAAGGCCGCCTGGTTCGCCGGCTACACCCCGAACCTCGCCACCGTCGTCTCCGTCATGGGCGCGGACCCCGAGACGGCGAAGCAGAAGCCGCTGTACGGGGCGCTGGGCCTGGCGCGCGTCAACGGCGGCGGGCCGCCGGCCCAGATCTGGGGCCAGTACACCGCGGCGGCCCTCAAGGGCACCCCCGTCAAGGCCTTCGACCTGCGGGTGGAGGACGGCGCGCTGAACGCCTCACCCGACCCGCAGACCTCGGACGAGCCGACCGATCCGGAGGAGTCGCAGTCCCCCGACACGCAGGGCGGGACGGACGGCCCGTCCCAGGGCCAGAGCCCGCCGCCGGGCCAGGACCAGGGCCAGACCGGCACACCCAGCGGCGGCGGCCCCACCACCCAGGGACCGACCGAGGGCACGGCGGCCGGGGGCACGGACGGCGGCACCGACACCGGCGGTACGGGAACGGGCGGCGACGGGACCGGGAGCGCGGGCCAGGACACCGGCGGGGGTACGGGCGACGGAGGGACGGGCGGCGACACCGGCGGCGGCCCGGGGGGCGGCACGAACGGCACGACGACGGGCGGGGAAGACGGGGGGACGGGCGGGACGGGAGACGTACCGCCGCTCCCGGGGGCGGGGCGGTAG
- a CDS encoding ABC transporter permease, whose amino-acid sequence MRLYAVVAAGGFRRYATYRVATFAGIFANTVFGFILAYTYIALWDERPGLGGYDQAQALTYVWLGQALLMTCAMLGGSFQDELIERIRTGDIAVDLYRPADLQLWWLAGDLGRAAFHLLGRGIVPMVLGALAFDLALPSNPLVWSAFLLSVLLAVVVSFAIRYLVALSAFWLMDGAGVGQMAMLTGMFFSGQLLPLTLFPGALGTVAQALPWSSMLQIPVDVLLGKHTGWGLVQAYGFQAGWAVALLALGRALQGVATRRVVVQGG is encoded by the coding sequence GTGCGGCTCTACGCCGTGGTGGCCGCGGGTGGGTTCCGGCGCTATGCGACGTACCGGGTCGCCACGTTCGCGGGGATCTTCGCCAACACCGTGTTCGGTTTCATCCTGGCGTACACGTACATCGCGCTCTGGGACGAGCGGCCGGGGCTCGGCGGGTACGACCAGGCTCAGGCGCTCACCTATGTGTGGCTCGGCCAGGCGCTCCTGATGACCTGCGCCATGCTGGGCGGCAGTTTCCAGGACGAGCTGATCGAACGGATCCGTACCGGCGACATCGCCGTCGACCTCTACCGGCCCGCCGACCTCCAGCTGTGGTGGCTGGCGGGTGACCTGGGGCGGGCGGCCTTCCATCTGCTGGGCCGGGGGATCGTGCCGATGGTGCTCGGCGCCCTGGCCTTCGATCTGGCGCTGCCGTCGAATCCGTTGGTCTGGTCGGCCTTCCTGCTCTCCGTGCTGCTCGCGGTCGTGGTCAGCTTCGCGATCCGCTACCTGGTGGCGCTCAGCGCGTTCTGGCTGATGGACGGCGCGGGGGTGGGGCAGATGGCGATGCTGACCGGGATGTTCTTCTCGGGGCAGCTGCTGCCGCTGACCCTCTTCCCGGGGGCGCTCGGCACGGTGGCGCAGGCGCTGCCCTGGTCGTCGATGCTCCAGATCCCGGTGGACGTCCTGCTCGGCAAGCACACGGGGTGGGGGCTGGTGCAGGCGTACGGGTTCCAGGCGGGGTGGGCGGTGGCGTTGCTGGCGCTGGGGCGGGCGCTCCAGGGTGTCGCGACGCGGAGGGTGGTGGTGCAGGGTGGCTGA
- a CDS encoding MBL fold metallo-hydrolase produces the protein MKLTVVGCSGSFPSVGSACSSYLVEADGFRLLLDMGNGALGELQRHVGLYDLDAIFLSHLHADHCIDMCGYFVARYYRFDGGRCGALPVYGPEGTEQRLTTAYADTPTDKSMSEVFDFQTLKPGSFDIGPFQVRTEKVAHPVDTFGVRIEHDGRSLTYSGDTGVCEPLVELAEDTDLFLCEAAFTYGKEDIPGLHLNGREAGAHAARARARRLVLTHIPPWTDAERNLADARAVYDGPAELAVPGAVYEL, from the coding sequence ATGAAGCTCACCGTCGTCGGCTGCTCGGGCTCCTTTCCCTCGGTGGGATCGGCCTGCTCCAGCTACCTCGTAGAGGCCGACGGCTTCCGGTTGCTCCTCGACATGGGCAACGGCGCCCTGGGCGAGTTGCAACGCCATGTCGGTCTGTACGACCTCGACGCCATCTTCCTCAGCCATCTCCACGCGGACCACTGCATAGACATGTGCGGGTATTTTGTCGCCCGCTACTACCGCTTCGACGGCGGGCGCTGCGGCGCCCTGCCGGTGTACGGCCCCGAAGGCACCGAACAGCGGCTCACCACGGCTTACGCGGACACCCCGACGGACAAGTCCATGAGCGAGGTCTTCGACTTCCAGACGCTCAAGCCGGGCTCCTTCGACATCGGCCCCTTCCAGGTACGTACGGAGAAGGTCGCGCACCCCGTCGACACCTTCGGCGTACGGATCGAGCACGACGGCCGCTCGCTCACCTACTCGGGAGACACCGGCGTGTGCGAACCGCTGGTCGAGCTGGCCGAGGACACGGACCTGTTCCTGTGCGAGGCGGCGTTCACGTACGGCAAGGAAGACATCCCCGGCCTGCACCTCAACGGCCGCGAGGCCGGCGCCCACGCCGCCCGCGCCCGGGCGCGGCGGCTGGTGCTCACCCACATCCCGCCGTGGACGGACGCCGAGCGGAACCTGGCCGACGCGCGCGCGGTGTACGACGGTCCGGCCGAACTGGCCGTACCAGGAGCGGTGTACGAGCTCTGA
- a CDS encoding MoaD/ThiS family protein, producing MAIEVRIPTILRTYTDGAKAVQGTGDTLSDLFADLDTRHAGIRERLIDPAAGNQLRRFVNVYLNDEDVRFLDGISTTLSDGDSVTILPAVAGGAPETHTA from the coding sequence ATGGCCATCGAGGTCCGCATCCCGACCATCCTCCGCACCTACACCGACGGAGCGAAGGCCGTCCAGGGCACCGGCGACACCCTCTCGGACCTGTTCGCCGACCTCGACACCCGCCACGCCGGCATCCGCGAGCGGCTCATCGACCCGGCCGCGGGCAACCAGCTCCGCCGCTTCGTCAACGTCTACCTGAACGACGAGGACGTCCGCTTCCTGGACGGCATCTCCACGACCCTCTCCGACGGCGACAGCGTCACCATCCTCCCCGCGGTCGCGGGCGGCGCTCCCGAGACGCACACGGCCTGA
- a CDS encoding DUF3618 domain-containing protein, with protein sequence MSDSRTPAQIEADIVRRRGQLAETLDEIGVRVHPKTIVGDAKAKVASSVDQTAGRAFVAVNRAVAGLRAQFVGMDGAPRLERVVPVALLAVGVVGLYAMSARRRRG encoded by the coding sequence GTGTCGGATTCCAGGACCCCGGCGCAGATCGAGGCGGACATCGTCCGCCGGCGCGGGCAGCTCGCCGAGACGCTCGACGAGATCGGGGTGCGGGTGCACCCGAAGACGATCGTCGGCGACGCGAAGGCCAAGGTGGCCTCCAGTGTGGACCAGACGGCCGGACGGGCGTTCGTCGCCGTGAACAGGGCGGTCGCGGGTCTGCGGGCGCAGTTCGTCGGCATGGACGGCGCTCCGCGCCTGGAGCGGGTGGTGCCGGTGGCGCTGCTCGCGGTGGGGGTCGTGGGGCTGTACGCGATGTCGGCGCGCCGCCGCCGCGGCTGA
- a CDS encoding putative leader peptide — protein MVLPDVSDKTPSTPLLLVARLHVDLCRLASAICTDACPDAVG, from the coding sequence ATGGTTCTTCCCGACGTGAGCGACAAGACGCCGAGCACCCCGCTGCTGCTCGTGGCGCGGCTGCACGTCGACCTGTGCCGCCTCGCGAGCGCCATCTGTACCGACGCGTGTCCTGACGCGGTCGGCTGA
- a CDS encoding GroES family chaperonin codes for MSENTDDKLPIRMLHDRVLVSTDIAEGERRSSGGILIPATAAVGRRLAWAEVVAVGQSVRTVKPGDRVLYDPEDRGEVEVRGVAYVLMRERDLHAVAADRFEGSDDSTGLYL; via the coding sequence GTGAGTGAGAACACCGACGACAAGCTGCCCATCCGCATGCTCCACGACCGGGTCCTGGTGAGCACGGACATCGCGGAGGGCGAGCGGCGTTCCTCCGGCGGCATCCTGATTCCCGCGACGGCGGCGGTCGGCCGGCGGCTGGCCTGGGCCGAGGTGGTCGCGGTGGGGCAGAGCGTACGGACGGTGAAGCCGGGGGACCGGGTGCTGTACGACCCCGAGGACCGTGGCGAGGTCGAGGTGCGCGGGGTGGCGTACGTCCTGATGCGGGAGCGCGACCTGCACGCGGTGGCGGCGGACCGCTTCGAGGGCTCCGACGACTCGACCGGGCTGTATCTCTGA
- a CDS encoding HNH endonuclease signature motif containing protein, giving the protein MPASPYTRERLAEAASSSRTMSEALTKLGVDRKPAKRRYIAERMKELGVETSHFEREGLRWSRQTLESAVAASTSMCEVLRHLGVEVVGGQHTHISRRVKSLGIDTSHFTPQVRTARMRMNRNRRSAEEILVVTDEAHARRTPSSRLKRAMVDLGREEKCALCGCGSTWRGCPLPLEVDHINGHWRDNRIENLRILCPNCHSTTDTYRRSKQRAESR; this is encoded by the coding sequence ATGCCAGCGAGCCCATACACACGAGAACGCCTCGCGGAGGCGGCGAGCTCGTCGAGGACGATGTCGGAAGCGCTGACGAAGTTAGGGGTGGACCGGAAACCGGCGAAACGGCGGTACATAGCCGAGCGGATGAAGGAACTGGGCGTCGAGACCTCACACTTCGAGCGCGAAGGACTCCGCTGGTCCCGCCAGACGCTCGAATCGGCCGTCGCGGCGTCGACCAGCATGTGCGAGGTGCTGCGACACCTGGGGGTCGAGGTGGTCGGCGGGCAGCACACGCACATCAGCCGCCGGGTGAAATCTCTGGGCATCGACACCTCCCACTTCACGCCGCAGGTGCGCACCGCGCGGATGCGCATGAACCGGAATCGCCGATCGGCCGAGGAGATCCTGGTCGTCACGGACGAGGCCCACGCCCGCCGCACGCCCAGCTCGCGCCTCAAGCGGGCGATGGTCGATCTGGGGCGGGAGGAGAAGTGCGCACTCTGCGGCTGCGGTTCCACCTGGCGCGGTTGCCCCCTCCCCCTTGAGGTCGATCACATCAACGGGCACTGGCGCGACAACCGCATCGAGAATCTGCGGATCCTGTGCCCCAACTGCCACTCGACGACGGACACCTACCGCCGGAGCAAGCAGCGGGCGGAGAGCCGATGA
- the rdgB gene encoding RdgB/HAM1 family non-canonical purine NTP pyrophosphatase → MTRLILATRNAGKLTELKAILADAGLPHDLVGADAYPDIPDVKETGVTFAENALLKAHALADATGLPAVADDSGLCVDVLGGAPGIFSARWSGTHGDDPANLALLLAQLSDIAPPHRTAHFACAAALALPDGTERVVEGRLLGTLRTTPSGTNGFGYDPILQPEGETRTCAELSPQEKNAISHRGKAFRALVPVVRELLA, encoded by the coding sequence ATGACGCGCCTGATCCTCGCCACCCGCAACGCCGGGAAACTCACCGAACTCAAAGCCATCCTCGCCGACGCGGGCCTGCCCCACGACCTCGTCGGCGCGGACGCCTACCCCGACATCCCGGACGTCAAGGAAACCGGCGTCACCTTCGCCGAGAACGCCCTGCTCAAGGCCCACGCCCTGGCCGACGCCACGGGCCTCCCGGCGGTCGCCGACGACTCCGGCCTGTGCGTGGACGTCCTGGGCGGCGCGCCCGGCATCTTCTCGGCCCGCTGGTCGGGCACCCACGGCGACGACCCCGCGAACCTGGCCCTGCTCCTGGCCCAGCTCTCCGACATCGCACCCCCGCACCGCACGGCCCACTTCGCGTGCGCGGCGGCCCTGGCGTTGCCCGACGGCACGGAACGTGTGGTGGAAGGCCGCCTCCTGGGCACCCTCCGCACCACCCCGTCGGGCACGAACGGCTTCGGCTACGACCCGATCCTCCAGCCGGAGGGCGAAACGAGGACGTGCGCGGAGCTGTCCCCCCAGGAGAAGAACGCGATCAGCCACCGGGGGAAGGCGTTCCGGGCGCTGGTACCGGTGGTGCGGGAGCTGCTGGCCTGA
- a CDS encoding HNH endonuclease, whose protein sequence is MSQVQRYTHRRLAEAAARCHDIDEVIALLGTRPYEHLRRYLTRRFAHFGIDISHFRPTSARRRGPRPSGEALREAVAPSLSMAEALRRLGRPDNGRQRALLRRWTSDEGISTAHFLGQAHQRGKPGRTQARPPEDVLVKHSGPQRARAVQLRRALYAVGVPQLCAECGTGPVWRGKPMTLEVDHINGDWSDDRRDNLRLLCPNCHAVTPTWCRGGTRSRTP, encoded by the coding sequence ATGAGCCAGGTCCAGCGCTATACACACCGGAGGCTGGCCGAGGCGGCCGCGCGATGCCACGACATCGATGAGGTGATCGCCTTACTGGGGACACGCCCCTACGAGCACCTGCGGCGGTATCTGACCCGGCGCTTCGCCCACTTCGGAATCGACATCTCGCATTTCCGTCCCACCAGTGCCCGCAGGCGGGGGCCGCGCCCCTCGGGCGAGGCGCTGAGGGAAGCCGTCGCCCCGTCCCTCTCCATGGCCGAGGCCCTGCGGCGGCTGGGCCGGCCGGACAACGGCAGGCAACGAGCCCTGCTGAGGCGGTGGACGAGCGACGAAGGCATCTCGACGGCCCACTTCCTGGGCCAGGCGCATCAACGCGGGAAGCCCGGCAGAACACAGGCCAGACCCCCCGAAGACGTACTCGTCAAGCACAGCGGGCCGCAGCGGGCCCGCGCCGTTCAACTCCGCCGGGCCCTGTACGCGGTGGGAGTTCCCCAACTGTGCGCCGAATGCGGGACGGGGCCGGTCTGGCGGGGCAAGCCGATGACCCTGGAGGTCGACCACATCAACGGTGACTGGAGCGACGACCGCCGGGACAACCTCCGACTCCTGTGTCCCAACTGCCACGCCGTCACCCCCACGTGGTGCCGGGGAGGCACTCGGAGCCGTACGCCCTAG
- a CDS encoding PLP-dependent cysteine synthase family protein, whose product MRYESPLAAVGNTPLVRLPRLSPSDDVRIWAKLEDRNPTGSVKDRPALHMVEQAEKDGRLTPGCTILEPTSGNTGISLAMAAKLKGYRIVCVMPENTSRERRDLLTMWGAEIIPSPAAGGSNTAVKVAKELAEKNPDWVMLYQYGNPDNAGAHYATTGPEILADLPSVTHFVAGLGTTGTLMGVGRFLREHRPDIKIVAAEPRYDDVVYGLRNLDEGFVPELYDASVLTTRFSVGSADAVTRTRELLQQEGIFAGVSTGAALHAAIGVGKKAVKAGESADIVFVVADGGWKYLSTGVYTAATTEEAIETLHGQLWA is encoded by the coding sequence ATGCGCTACGAATCCCCGCTGGCGGCGGTCGGCAACACCCCTCTCGTACGGCTTCCCCGGCTGTCGCCCTCGGACGACGTCCGGATCTGGGCCAAGCTGGAGGACCGCAACCCGACCGGCTCCGTCAAGGACCGGCCCGCCCTGCACATGGTCGAGCAGGCCGAGAAGGACGGACGGCTCACCCCCGGCTGCACGATCCTGGAGCCCACCAGCGGCAACACCGGCATCTCGCTGGCGATGGCGGCCAAGCTCAAGGGCTACCGCATCGTCTGCGTCATGCCGGAGAACACCTCACGGGAGCGGCGCGACCTGCTCACCATGTGGGGCGCGGAGATCATCCCGTCCCCGGCGGCGGGCGGCTCCAACACGGCCGTGAAGGTCGCGAAGGAACTGGCGGAGAAGAACCCGGACTGGGTGATGCTCTACCAGTACGGCAACCCCGACAACGCGGGCGCCCACTACGCCACCACCGGTCCCGAGATCCTCGCCGACCTGCCGTCCGTCACCCACTTCGTGGCCGGCCTCGGCACGACGGGCACGCTGATGGGCGTCGGCCGGTTCCTGCGCGAGCACAGGCCCGACATCAAGATCGTCGCGGCCGAGCCGCGCTACGACGACGTCGTCTACGGGCTGCGGAACCTGGACGAGGGCTTCGTACCGGAGCTGTACGACGCGTCCGTCCTCACCACGCGCTTCTCCGTCGGCTCGGCCGACGCGGTGACCCGTACCCGTGAACTCCTCCAGCAGGAGGGGATCTTCGCCGGCGTCTCCACCGGCGCCGCGCTCCACGCGGCGATCGGCGTCGGCAAGAAGGCGGTCAAGGCGGGCGAGAGCGCGGACATCGTGTTCGTCGTGGCGGACGGCGGCTGGAAGTACCTGTCGACCGGCGTGTACACGGCGGCCACGACGGAAGAGGCGATCGAGACGCTGCACGGCCAGCTGTGGGCGTGA
- a CDS encoding FAD-dependent monooxygenase, with product MTRWSRGRVVLLGDAGYCASPLSGQGAGLALVGAHVLAEELGRAEEGDGGHEGAFSRYEDRMRPFVTLNQALASENPGAAPPPRSLLSVSRTRSRSRAHANRDPSEEGSRSQRLFRGSRPRGPGP from the coding sequence GTGACGCGCTGGTCGCGCGGGAGGGTCGTCCTGCTGGGCGACGCCGGGTACTGCGCGTCACCGCTGTCCGGCCAGGGCGCCGGCCTGGCCCTGGTCGGCGCCCATGTACTGGCCGAGGAGCTGGGCCGGGCGGAGGAAGGGGACGGCGGCCACGAGGGCGCCTTCTCCCGGTACGAGGACCGGATGCGGCCCTTCGTCACGCTCAACCAGGCCCTGGCCAGCGAGAACCCCGGCGCGGCCCCGCCTCCGAGGAGTTTGTTGTCCGTGTCAAGAACGCGATCTCGCTCCAGGGCGCACGCGAACCGGGATCCCTCGGAGGAGGGATCCCGGTCGCAGAGGTTGTTCAGGGGGTCACGCCCTAGAGGCCCAGGTCCTTGA